A single region of the Garra rufa chromosome 6, GarRuf1.0, whole genome shotgun sequence genome encodes:
- the eif5b gene encoding eukaryotic translation initiation factor 5B — protein MGKKQKNKGDDGAKDDVDIDALAAEIEGAGAGKEQNKSKSKKKKGKKDDFDEDEIQKELEALSLENQGGKNKEAEKKSDSVAEPEPEPTLSKADKKKAKKSKKANLEDEEGDEDQGQNDMENNNRTKDTKTVAAPAPAGPASDSEDEGSQSRQKPKAKKKGGRKGASDSEDNEDGGAKREGGAGDNDESDDDSQATRKKKKGKAKAKPESEEDEGEESTFKMKTAAQKKAEKKERDKKKKEEERAKLKAKKEKEDEALKEAGKTATTPSTESKKIEAAASVEQDGADVQGEEEAEGDKKKKDKKKKKGEKEEKKEDKKKGPSKATVKAMQEALAKMREEEERIKREEEERLRRLEELEAQRLEQERLEAERKEKKKQKEKERKERLKKEGKLLTKAQKEARARAEATLRALQAQGIEVPSKDAMPKKKPVYSDKRKKKPTTQTPEETSEVASPTSETPQPITTEMEVDKPVVEQVKEPKAEAADLDDWEAMASDEEKEMKKVHIEVKETTPAKQKPAEDQENGSEEEEDDEEEEDEDEEEEEEEEEESEDEEDNKESSNKITTNKARKEPSSESSSESDSDDDRSKEEKLYDKAKKRIEKRKQENLKNINFEKLRSPVVCVLGHVDTGKTKILDKLRHTHVQDGEAGGITQQIGATNVPLETILEQTKMVKNFDKENVKVPGMLIIDTPGHESFSNLRNRGSSLCDIAILVVDIMHGLEPQTIESINLLKEKKCPFIVALNKIDRLYDWKKSPDTDVVATLKKQKKNTKDEFDERAKAVIVEFAQQGLNAALFYENKDPRTFVSLVPTSAHSGDGMGNLIGLLVELTQTMLARRLAHCDELRAQVMEVKALPGMGTTIDVILINGVLREGETIIVPGVDGPIVTQIRGLLLPPPLKELRVKSQYEKHKEVSTAQGVKILGKDLEKTLAGLPLLVAHKEDEIPVLRDELIRELKQTLNSIKLEEKGVYVQASTLGSLEALLEFLRTSKVPYAGINIGPVHKKDVVKASAMLEHDPQYAVILAFDVKIERDSQELADSLGVRIFSAEIIYHLFDAFTKYREDYKKQKQDEFKHIAVFPCKLRILPQFIFNSRDPIVMGVIVEAGVLRTGTPVCVPTKGFVDIGIVTGIEINHKSVDTAKKGQEICVKIEPIPGESPKMFGRHFEAVDLIVSKITRQSIDALKNWFRDEMQKSDWQLIMELKKTFEII, from the exons ATGGGAAAGAAACAGAAAAATAAGGGAGATGACGG TGCCAAAGACGACGTTGACATTGACGCGCTTGCAGCTGAAATTGAAGGAGCTGGAGCAGGCAAGGAGCAGAACAAGTCAAAGAGcaagaaaaagaaaggaaagaaagATGACTTCGA TGAGGATGAAATCCAGAAAGAACTGGAGGCTCTGTCATTAGAGAACCAAGGAGGAAAAAATAAAGAAGCAGAAAAG AAATCCGATTCTGTTGCGGAACCTGAACCTGAGCCCACTCTGAGTAAAGCAGACAAGAAGAAGGCCAAAAAGAGTAAAAAGGCAAATCTGGAGGATGAGGAAGGTGATGAAGATCAGGGTCAGAACGACATGGAGAACAACAACAGGACGAAAGACACAAAGACGGTGGCGGCTCCCGCTCCTGCTGGGCCTGCTTCAGACTCTGAGGACGAGGGCTCGCAGTCACGGCAGAAACCTAAGGCTAAAAAGAAAGGAGGCCGAAAGGGTGCGTCTGACTCAGAGGACAATGAAGATGGTGGTGCGAAGAGGGAAGGAGGAGCGGGTGACAATGATGAATCGGACGACGATTCTCAAGCCACACGCAAAAAGAAGAAAGGTAAAGCCAAAGCCAAACCAGAGAGCGAGGAAGATGAAGGAGAAGAATCAACCTTCAAGATGAAGACAGCCGCGCAAAAGAAAGCGGAGAAAAAAGAAAGGGACAAGAAGAAAAAAGAGGAGGAAAGGGCCAAGCTGAAGGCTAAGAAAGAGAAAGAAGATGAGGCCTTAAAGGAGGCAGGAAAAACTGCTACAACACCTTCGACGGAGAGCAAGAAAATAGAGGCAGCGGCTTCAGTGGAGCAGGATGGAGCTGATGTCCAGGGAGAAG AGGAGGCTGAGGGTGACAAAAAGAAAAAggacaagaagaagaagaaaggtGAGAAGGAGGAGAAAAAGGAGGACAAGAAAAAGGGTCCTAGCAAAGCAACGGTGAAAGCAATGCAAGAGGCCCTGGCCAAAATGAGGGAGGAGGAGGAACGAATCAAAAGAGAAGAGGAGGAGAGACTAAGACGGCTGGAGGAGCTGGAGGCTCAGAGACTGGAGCAG GAGCGTCTAGAGGCCGAAAGGAAAGAAAAGaagaaacaaaaggaaaaggagAGAAAAGAAAGGCTGAAGAAGGAGGGAAAGCTCCTTACCAAGGCCCAGAAAGAGGCTCGAGCCAGAGCAGAAGCCACGCTGCGAGCGCTGCAGGCTCAGG GTATTGAAGTGCCATCCAAAGATGCAATGCCAAAGAAGAAGCCTGTTTACTCTGACAAGAGAAAAAAGAAGCCAACAACACAAACTCCTGAAG AAACTTCAGAAGTGGCATCACCCACATCAGAGACACCTCAGCCAATCACGACAGAGATGGAAGTGGACAAACCTGTAGTGGAGCAAG TTAAGGAGCCAAAAGCAGAGGCTGCAGATCTGGATGACTGGGAGGCCATGGCCAGTGATGAAGAGAAAG AGATGAAGAAGGTTCACATCGAGGTAAAGGAAACTACTCCGGCAAAACAAAAACCTGCTGAAGACCAAGAGAACGGCAGTGAGGAAGAAGAGGATGACGAAGAGGAGGAGGATGAAGATgaagaggaggaagaagaggaggaggaggagagtgAGGATGAGGAGGACAACAAAGAGAGCAGCAACAAGATAACCACAAATAAAGCAAGAAAAGAGCCGAGCTCTGAGTCGAGCAGCGAGAGCGATTCGGATGATGACCGAAGCAAAGAGGAGAAACTTTATGACAAGGCCAAGAAACGCATAGAG AAACGAAAGCAGGAAAACCTGAAGAACATTAATTTTGAAAAACTCCGATCTCCTGTGGTTTGTGTACTGGGTCATGTAGACACAGGCAAGACCAAAATCCTGGATAAG CTGAGACACACACATGTTCAAGATGGTGAGGCTGGTGGTATCACACAGCAGATCGGAGCCACTAATGTGCCCCTGGAAACTATATTAGAACAAACCAAGATGGTGAAAAAT TTTGACAAGGAGAACGTGAAGGTTCCTGGCATGCTCATTATTGACACACCTGGACACGAGTCCTTCAG TAATCTGAGGAACAGGGGTAGTTCTTTGTGTGACATTGCCATCCTGGTAGTGGATATCATGCACGGATTAGAGCCACAGACGATCGAATCCATCAACCTGTTGAAGGAGAAGAAATGCCCCTTCATAGTAGCACTTAACAAG ATTGACCGTCTTTACGACTGGAAGAAGAGTCCAGACACAGATGTGGTGGCCACACTGAAGAAGCAGAAGAAAAACACCAAGGATGAGTTTGATGAGAGGGCTAAAGCTGTCATCGTAGAGTTTGCGCAGCAG GGTCTAAACGCTGCTCTGTTCTATGAGAACAAAGACCCTCGTACATTTGTGTCTCTGGTTCCCACGTCAGCCCACTCGGGTGATGGGATGGGGAACCTCATCGGCCTGCTGGTTGAACTCACTCAAACAATGCTCGCCCGCCGACTGGCTCATTGTGATGAACTTCGGGCACAAGTAATGGAG GTAAAAGCTCTGCCTGGCATGGGTACGACAATAGACGTGATCCTGATCAACGGTGTTCTGCGGGAAGGCGAGACTATTATCGTCCCTGGAGTAGATGGACCAATCGTCACTCAGATCAGAGGGTTGCTCCTCCCACCACCTCTAAAAGAGCTCCGAGTGAAG AGTCAGTATGAGAAGCATAAAGAAGTGTCCACAGCTCAGGGAGTCAAGATCCTGGGAAAAGATCTGGAAAAGACGCTGGCAGGTCTGCCCCTCCTCGTTGCTCATAAAGAGGATGAAATTCCAGTGCTGAGG GACGAGTTGATCCGGGAGCTGAAACAGACTTTGAATTCCATAAAGCTGGAGGAGAAGGGTGTGTATGTTCAGGCCTCCACACTCGGCTCTCTGGAAGCTCTGCTGGAGTTCTTGCGTACATCCAAAGTGCCT taTGCTGGCATCAACATTGGCCCTGTCCACAAGAAAGACGTCGTGAAAGCTTCCGCTATGTTGGAGCATGATCCACA GTATGCAGTGATCCTGGCATTTGATGTGAAAATCGAGCGAGATTCTCAGGAGCTGGCCGACAGTCTTGGTGTACGCATTTTCAGCGCTGAGATTATCTACCATCTGTTTGATGCCTTCACCAAATACAGAGAAGACTACAAGAAACAGAAACAGGATGAGTTCAA ACACATAGCTGTGTTCCCCTGTAAGCTGCGTATATTGCCCCAGTTCATCTTCAACTCCAGAGATCCCATTGTCATGGGTGTCATTGTGGAAGCTGGAGTACTGAGAACGGGCACTCCGGTGTGTGTGCCCACCAAAGGG TTTGTAGATATTGGCATTGTGACCGGTATTGAAATAAATCACAAGTCTGTAGACACCGCTAAGAAAGGACAGGAGATCTGTGTGAAAATAGAGCCAATTCCTGGAGAATCACCCAAGATGTTCGGCCGACACTTTGAGGCTGTAGACCTCATTGTTAGCAAG ATCACCCGTCAGTCAATCGACGCTCTGAAGAACTGGTTCAGAGACGAGATGCAGAAATCAGACTGGCAATTAATCATGGAACTGAAGAAGACCTTTGAAATCATCTGA